The Pirellulales bacterium genome includes the window GAGCAACTTCGTATTTGGCTTTCGAGGTCGGATTGGGCAAGATCGCCTTTTTGTTTCCTGGTCAAGGCGCGCAAGCGGTCGGCATGGGCCGGCAACTTGCCGACAAGCTGCCAAGCGTGCGGCGACTGTACGAGCGCGCCAGCGAAACGCTGGGCTACGATCTGGCGCGGCTCTGCTTTGAAGGGCCCGCCGAGGAATTGGATTCGACCGTCTACAGCCAACCGGCGCTATTCGTCACCAGCTTGGCGGCTGTCGAGTCGCTCAAGCAGCAGTCGCCCGACGTGCTGCTGTCTTGCGAGGGGGCGGCGGGGTTGAGCCTGGGCGAATACACGGCGCTGGTGTTCGCGGGCGCGATGGATTTTGAAGTCGGCTTGCGCCTGGTGCAGGAGCGAGGCGCGGCCATGCAAGAGGCCGCCGACGGCACACCCAGCGGCATGGTGAGCGTGCTGGGATTGGAGCGGGTGCAAGTGGAGGCGCTGTGCGACCAGGCGCGCGGCGGCGGCATCTTGGAGGTCGCCAATTTGCTCTGCCCGGGCAACATTGTGGTATCTGGCTCGAACGACGCGTGCGAGCGGGTAGCGGAGTCGGCCGAGGCGGCGGGCGCAATGAAGGCGGTGCCGCTGGCGGTGGCGGGGGCGTTTCACACCTCGATCATGCAGCCGGCCGTGGCGCGGCTGGAGGCGGCGCTGGCGAGCGCCGTAGTGCGGCGGCCGCAGATACCGGTGGTGTCGAACGTCGACGCGCGGCCGCACAACGAGCCAGACGATATTCGCGCGACGCTGGTGCGACAGGTGGTGAGCGCGGTGCGCTGGGAAGAATCGGTGCGCTACCTGCTCGACCAGGGATTTGACCAGTTTTATGAAGTGGGACCGGGGCGGGTGCTGCGGGGCCTACTGCGACGGATCGACCGCAAGGCGACCTGCCAGAATGTGATGGAATAAAGTCGACGCCGATCTTTTAGAGAAAGCAATTCATGGCGGAAGGACCGCAGACCCATATCACGACCGATCTACAGGACCAGGTGGCGATTGTCACCGGGGCCTCGCGCG containing:
- the fabD gene encoding ACP S-malonyltransferase, which gives rise to MAFEVGLGKIAFLFPGQGAQAVGMGRQLADKLPSVRRLYERASETLGYDLARLCFEGPAEELDSTVYSQPALFVTSLAAVESLKQQSPDVLLSCEGAAGLSLGEYTALVFAGAMDFEVGLRLVQERGAAMQEAADGTPSGMVSVLGLERVQVEALCDQARGGGILEVANLLCPGNIVVSGSNDACERVAESAEAAGAMKAVPLAVAGAFHTSIMQPAVARLEAALASAVVRRPQIPVVSNVDARPHNEPDDIRATLVRQVVSAVRWEESVRYLLDQGFDQFYEVGPGRVLRGLLRRIDRKATCQNVME